The following proteins come from a genomic window of Sphaerisporangium rubeum:
- a CDS encoding TetR family transcriptional regulator produces the protein MRTTQAGTATTAPRTDPRPAAPHPVTAGVSSGVRTRSQHQRRKRIIQAAAALASRGGVEAMQMRTVAERAGVALGTLYRYFPSKMDLVVAVVSEEIDLLESSIERRPPRAATPAGRAVDVLMRATRGLMREPELADALIRSLIMADVETPFADRMAGLLLRVSGLTPESAGEARFTLASAVSAVWVQELLEMLRGRRTYEQIQQRIEIVAERLLADLAS, from the coding sequence ATGCGCACCACGCAGGCCGGCACGGCGACCACGGCGCCTCGCACCGACCCCCGTCCGGCCGCGCCTCACCCTGTCACCGCCGGTGTCTCCTCAGGCGTGCGCACCCGCAGCCAGCACCAGCGGCGCAAGCGCATCATCCAGGCCGCCGCGGCCCTCGCCTCGCGTGGCGGCGTCGAGGCCATGCAGATGCGCACGGTCGCCGAACGCGCCGGAGTGGCGCTCGGCACGCTCTACCGCTACTTCCCCTCCAAGATGGATCTCGTCGTCGCGGTGGTCAGCGAGGAGATCGACCTGCTGGAGAGCAGCATCGAGCGGCGTCCACCGCGTGCCGCCACCCCGGCGGGCCGCGCGGTCGACGTGCTGATGCGGGCCACCCGCGGGCTCATGCGTGAGCCCGAGCTGGCCGACGCGCTGATCCGGTCGCTCATCATGGCCGACGTCGAGACACCGTTCGCCGACCGCATGGCGGGGCTGTTGCTGCGGGTCTCCGGGCTCACCCCCGAGTCGGCGGGTGAGGCGCGGTTCACCCTCGCGAGCGCCGTGTCGGCGGTGTGGGTGCAGGAACTGCTCGAGATGCTGCGCGGACGGCGCACCTACGAGCAGATACAGCAGCGCATCGAGATCGTGGCGGAGCGGCTGCTCGCCGACCTCGCCTCCTGA
- a CDS encoding serine/threonine-protein kinase yields MSEVEPLSGDDPERLGGYRLVGRLGEGGQGTVFLGVESGGSRVAVKLMRARLDDERARRRFAGEVEAVRRVAPFCTAQVLDADLYGDRPYIVSEYVEGVSLQRHVTNEGPRSGGAMERIAVGTATALAAIHGAGVVHRDFKPGNVLLGMDGPRVIDFGISRLMDTATTTGRLAVGTPAYISPEALRGERAGSAADMFGWALTVAFTASGRHAYAADTLEAVFGRILFGEPDLDPLSGPLRALVEECLRPDPDDRPTAEEVLRYLIARRSASAPEPAPAGRPPDDRPTADLELPDGEVLEAGASLAARTPQAGAAPQARAPQASDVPDIPEVREAATLPFDRQADEEDPPTLTFRLDADGPGGPDDLYGGARTRPTTSGPRRDGVASRRPRDSPASRGPRDDLASHRPRDDLESSHPRDGAASRGPRDGVLSGGRRRRVVRAALLGLLLAGTAGVALWLGLTGHLTGQDAGPFAGRWTGTAAHPSARQVFPVQIDLPSGTRGAMRWGLDLHCTGTLTATTATTYRLTLVSGTPCYSGTLTLTATGPATLTFQVVRQGESTPRYSGTAVRIP; encoded by the coding sequence ATGTCGGAGGTTGAGCCGCTTTCTGGGGATGATCCTGAGCGGCTGGGTGGGTATCGGTTGGTAGGGCGACTTGGGGAAGGGGGGCAGGGGACGGTTTTTCTCGGGGTGGAGAGTGGTGGGTCGCGGGTCGCGGTCAAGTTGATGCGGGCTCGGCTGGACGACGAGAGGGCTCGGCGGCGGTTCGCGGGGGAGGTCGAGGCGGTGCGGCGGGTGGCGCCGTTCTGTACGGCGCAGGTGCTGGACGCGGATCTTTATGGGGATCGGCCGTACATCGTCAGTGAGTATGTCGAAGGGGTGTCACTGCAGCGGCATGTGACGAACGAGGGGCCGCGTAGCGGTGGGGCCATGGAGCGGATCGCGGTGGGGACGGCGACGGCGCTCGCGGCGATCCACGGGGCCGGGGTGGTGCACCGGGATTTCAAGCCGGGGAACGTGCTGCTCGGGATGGACGGACCGCGGGTCATCGACTTCGGGATCTCGCGGCTCATGGACACGGCGACCACTACGGGACGGCTGGCGGTCGGCACGCCGGCGTACATCTCTCCCGAGGCGCTCAGAGGGGAGCGCGCGGGGTCGGCGGCCGACATGTTCGGGTGGGCCCTCACGGTGGCGTTCACGGCGAGCGGCAGGCACGCGTACGCGGCGGACACCCTGGAAGCGGTGTTCGGACGCATCCTGTTCGGTGAGCCGGATCTCGACCCGTTGTCCGGGCCGCTGCGTGCGCTCGTCGAGGAGTGCCTGCGGCCGGACCCCGACGACCGGCCCACCGCCGAGGAGGTTCTGCGCTACCTCATCGCGCGCCGCTCCGCCTCGGCGCCGGAGCCGGCTCCGGCGGGGAGGCCGCCGGACGACCGGCCGACGGCGGACCTGGAACTGCCTGACGGCGAGGTCCTGGAGGCAGGCGCGTCGCTGGCGGCGCGTACGCCACAGGCAGGCGCGGCACCGCAAGCCCGCGCGCCACAGGCCTCCGACGTCCCGGACATCCCGGAGGTGAGGGAGGCGGCCACCTTGCCGTTCGACCGGCAGGCCGACGAGGAGGACCCGCCGACGCTGACCTTCCGCCTGGACGCCGACGGACCCGGCGGACCGGATGATCTGTACGGCGGCGCGCGCACCCGGCCCACGACCTCCGGCCCGCGGCGTGACGGCGTGGCGTCCCGCCGTCCGCGCGACAGTCCGGCGTCTCGTGGTCCGCGCGACGATCTGGCGTCCCACCGTCCGCGTGACGACCTGGAATCCAGCCATCCGCGCGACGGCGCGGCGTCTCGCGGTCCGCGCGACGGCGTCCTGTCCGGTGGTCGTCGTCGCCGTGTGGTGCGTGCCGCCTTGCTCGGTCTGCTGCTCGCCGGTACGGCGGGTGTCGCGCTGTGGCTCGGCCTGACCGGCCACCTGACCGGCCAGGACGCCGGTCCGTTCGCCGGCAGGTGGACCGGCACCGCCGCGCACCCCTCCGCACGGCAGGTCTTCCCCGTGCAGATCGACCTGCCGTCCGGTACCCGCGGCGCCATGCGCTGGGGTCTCGACCTGCACTGCACAGGGACGCTGACGGCCACCACGGCCACGACCTACCGCCTGACCCTGGTGAGCGGCACCCCGTGCTACTCCGGCACGCTCACCTTGACCGCCACGGGCCCGGCCACGCTCACCTTCCAGGTGGTCCGCCAGGGCGAATCGACGCCGCGCTACTCGGGAACGGCCGTCCGGATCCCCTGA
- a CDS encoding TetR/AcrR family transcriptional regulator C-terminal domain-containing protein translates to MTDPAPPYLRIADDLRRRITSGELRPGDRVPSARHITREWGVAIATAMKVLTVLRQDGLTTVRPGVGTVVAGSPLPRPARPASGRDTADLTRDRVVRAAIALADVEGMAELSMRRVANALGVATMSLYRHVPSKDDLVLLMIDTALGEETFPATRPDGWRARLELSTRMLWRLFHRHPWLAPAMSLTRPQLAPNALQYAEWGLTAFDGTDLDPEHRLYVHVMLFSYVRGLATALEPEAEAERETGLTNDEWMESHEDEFAGIDGTGALASFMRSDVEFDLDKLFEFGLARLLDGLQVLQSRPHAERVAPPPR, encoded by the coding sequence ATGACCGACCCCGCTCCGCCTTACCTGCGCATCGCCGACGACCTCCGCCGGCGCATCACCTCAGGCGAGCTGCGTCCCGGCGACCGCGTCCCCTCGGCGCGCCACATCACCCGAGAGTGGGGTGTCGCGATCGCCACCGCCATGAAGGTCCTCACCGTCCTGCGCCAGGACGGCCTCACCACCGTCCGGCCCGGGGTCGGCACCGTGGTCGCGGGCTCCCCCCTCCCCCGTCCCGCCAGACCGGCCTCCGGTCGCGACACCGCCGACCTCACCCGCGACCGCGTCGTCCGCGCCGCCATCGCGCTCGCCGACGTCGAAGGCATGGCGGAGCTGTCCATGCGGCGCGTCGCCAACGCGCTCGGCGTCGCCACGATGTCGCTGTACCGGCACGTCCCGAGCAAGGACGACCTCGTCCTCCTCATGATCGACACCGCGCTCGGCGAGGAGACCTTCCCCGCCACCCGGCCGGACGGCTGGCGCGCACGGCTCGAACTCAGCACCCGCATGCTGTGGCGCCTCTTCCACCGCCACCCCTGGCTGGCCCCCGCCATGTCCCTGACCCGGCCCCAACTCGCCCCCAACGCGCTCCAGTACGCCGAGTGGGGGCTGACGGCGTTCGACGGCACCGACCTCGACCCCGAGCATCGCCTGTACGTGCACGTGATGCTGTTCAGCTACGTCCGGGGCCTCGCCACCGCGCTGGAACCCGAGGCGGAGGCGGAACGCGAGACCGGCCTGACCAACGACGAATGGATGGAGTCGCACGAGGACGAGTTCGCGGGGATCGACGGAACCGGAGCCCTGGCGTCGTTCATGCGGAGCGACGTCGAGTTCGACCTGGACAAACTCTTCGAGTTCGGCCTGGCACGTCTCCTCGACGGCCTTCAGGTCCTCCAGAGCCGTCCGCACGCGGAACGAGTCGCACCCCCGCCTCGTTGA
- a CDS encoding superoxide dismutase family protein, which produces MSSVGRLIEGETIMAVREGVVALLVPLGLLTTPATAPADERGMALAVGRFEPYAQGRDAITYDRKLVPAGAVAAVSYMPVGDGRTQVMLRTRGLLANHKYGAHAHVNTCGAKADDAGPHYQNMKDPKTPSTDPKYANPQNEVWLDFTTDAKGNGLATSAVAWRFTDRQAKSVVLHAEHTHTDAGHAGQAGPRLACLNVDF; this is translated from the coding sequence GTGAGTTCAGTTGGACGGCTGATCGAAGGAGAGACGATCATGGCGGTGCGCGAAGGCGTCGTGGCCCTACTGGTCCCTCTGGGCCTGCTCACCACCCCGGCCACGGCGCCGGCGGACGAGCGCGGCATGGCGCTGGCGGTGGGCCGGTTCGAGCCGTACGCGCAGGGCCGGGACGCGATCACGTACGACCGGAAACTCGTGCCGGCCGGCGCGGTGGCGGCGGTGAGTTACATGCCGGTGGGGGACGGCCGCACGCAGGTGATGCTGCGGACACGGGGGCTGCTGGCCAACCACAAATACGGAGCGCACGCGCACGTCAATACGTGCGGGGCCAAGGCGGACGACGCGGGCCCCCACTACCAGAACATGAAGGACCCGAAGACGCCGTCGACCGACCCGAAATACGCCAATCCTCAGAACGAGGTCTGGCTGGACTTCACCACCGACGCCAAGGGGAACGGCCTCGCCACGTCGGCGGTGGCGTGGCGCTTCACCGACCGTCAGGCGAAGTCGGTGGTGCTCCACGCCGAGCACACCCACACCGACGCCGGCCACGCGGGCCAGGCCGGCCCTCGGCTGGCGTGCCTCAACGTCGACTTCTGA
- a CDS encoding acyl-CoA dehydrogenase family protein — protein MDFTLDETQAELRSLAAGLFGRETAGDDTKPYDTGLWAATAKAGLVGACLPEESGGAGLGAVEMAVVLREAGAHVAPIPLQDALVAGMVVGRHGSAEQRAALTRLAEGEIVLTAAPLEPGRDLGAEPLTTAREDGDRRLLTGRKTMVGHAAESEAILVPARTPRGVGLFLVRPRDATVHPVPTATGEPAAALTLDDTPGDPVGADDGAAFTLLRLLTLAAITATASGVLAGALDLTTQHIRTRRQFDRVLAEFQAVTMQIADVYIAGRALDVAMWSGAWRVDQGLHAEAELDLAVAAHTVADAGLLALYTCQHLHGGLGLDVTYPLHRYFAWAKHRAHLLGGVEARLDAIGELVRC, from the coding sequence ATGGATTTCACCCTGGACGAGACCCAGGCCGAGCTGCGGAGCCTGGCCGCGGGCCTGTTCGGTCGCGAGACGGCCGGCGACGACACCAAGCCGTACGACACGGGGCTGTGGGCCGCGACCGCCAAGGCCGGCCTCGTCGGCGCCTGCCTGCCGGAGGAGTCCGGCGGCGCCGGGCTCGGCGCCGTCGAGATGGCCGTCGTGCTCCGCGAGGCCGGGGCCCACGTCGCGCCGATACCCCTGCAGGACGCACTGGTCGCCGGCATGGTCGTCGGCCGCCACGGCTCGGCCGAGCAGCGCGCCGCGCTGACCCGCCTCGCCGAAGGCGAGATCGTGCTCACCGCGGCCCCGCTGGAACCCGGCCGCGACCTAGGCGCCGAGCCGCTCACCACCGCACGCGAGGACGGCGACCGCCGGCTGCTGACCGGCCGCAAGACCATGGTCGGCCACGCCGCCGAGTCCGAGGCCATCCTGGTGCCGGCCCGCACCCCCCGAGGCGTCGGCCTGTTCCTGGTACGTCCACGGGACGCCACCGTCCACCCCGTGCCGACGGCCACCGGAGAGCCCGCCGCGGCGCTGACCCTCGACGACACCCCCGGCGACCCGGTCGGCGCCGACGACGGCGCCGCGTTCACCCTGCTGCGCCTGCTCACCCTCGCCGCGATCACCGCCACCGCCTCAGGCGTGCTCGCCGGCGCGCTCGACCTCACGACACAGCACATCAGGACCCGCAGGCAGTTCGACCGCGTGCTCGCCGAGTTCCAGGCCGTCACCATGCAGATCGCCGACGTCTACATCGCGGGCCGCGCACTGGACGTCGCCATGTGGTCCGGCGCCTGGCGCGTCGACCAGGGCCTGCACGCCGAGGCCGAGCTCGACCTGGCCGTCGCCGCGCACACCGTCGCCGACGCCGGCCTGCTCGCGCTGTACACCTGCCAGCACCTGCACGGTGGCCTCGGCCTCGACGTGACCTACCCCCTGCACCGCTACTTCGCCTGGGCCAAGCACCGGGCCCACCTGCTCGGCGGCGTGGAGGCCCGGCTCGACGCGATCGGAGAACTGGTCCGATGCTGA
- a CDS encoding FAD-dependent monooxygenase, with translation MEATSVLISGAGIAGPALAHWLSRHGFVVTVVERASGVRPGGHAVDLRGVARDVAERMGIMPEVRRHQADERGFAFVDGRGRRTASMPVDAFGGEGIVADIEIMRGDLARILYDATRGYVEYVFGDRVTMLAQRADGVDVVFAGGSRRRFDIVVGADGVHSAVRGLAFGPDSEYVRHLGAYTAYFTVRDPGDLDNWFLMYNAPGGLVAGLRPERGGTAKASLTFTSPPLAYDRQDVSRQRDIVARKLAGAGWRVPEILRQLPDAPDFYFDEVSQVHVDRWWRGRVTLVGDAGYCGSPLAGLGTSMSLVGAYVLAGELAATPDDHEAAFARYQDEMRDYVAACVQLPPGGVSGFAPRSRFMISLRAFSMRMMTRWPMKRVMAAQFGKADAIVLKEYAAHGAENRTGSPG, from the coding sequence ATGGAAGCGACGAGTGTGCTCATCTCAGGCGCCGGCATCGCCGGGCCCGCGCTGGCCCACTGGCTGAGCCGGCACGGCTTCGTGGTGACGGTCGTGGAGCGCGCGTCCGGGGTGCGGCCGGGAGGGCACGCGGTCGACCTGCGCGGGGTCGCGCGTGACGTGGCCGAGCGGATGGGGATCATGCCGGAGGTGCGGCGGCACCAGGCGGACGAACGCGGCTTCGCCTTCGTGGACGGCCGGGGCCGCCGCACCGCGTCGATGCCGGTGGACGCGTTCGGTGGCGAGGGCATCGTGGCCGACATCGAGATCATGCGCGGTGACCTCGCGCGCATCCTGTACGACGCCACACGCGGCTACGTCGAGTACGTCTTCGGCGACCGCGTCACCATGCTCGCGCAACGTGCCGACGGGGTGGATGTGGTGTTCGCCGGCGGGTCCAGGCGCCGGTTCGACATCGTGGTCGGCGCGGACGGCGTGCACTCGGCGGTGCGCGGGCTCGCCTTCGGGCCGGACTCCGAGTACGTGCGTCACCTCGGTGCGTACACGGCGTACTTCACCGTGCGGGACCCGGGTGACCTGGACAACTGGTTCCTGATGTACAACGCTCCCGGCGGCCTGGTGGCGGGCCTGCGGCCCGAGCGCGGCGGCACGGCGAAGGCCTCGCTCACCTTCACCTCGCCGCCGCTCGCCTACGACCGGCAGGACGTGAGCCGGCAACGGGACATCGTGGCCAGGAAGCTGGCAGGCGCCGGCTGGCGGGTCCCCGAGATCCTCCGGCAGTTGCCGGACGCGCCGGACTTCTACTTCGACGAGGTCAGCCAGGTGCACGTGGACCGCTGGTGGCGTGGCCGGGTCACGCTGGTGGGGGACGCCGGCTACTGCGGCTCACCGCTCGCGGGCCTCGGCACCAGCATGTCGCTGGTCGGCGCCTACGTCCTCGCGGGTGAGCTGGCGGCCACGCCGGACGACCACGAGGCCGCGTTCGCGCGCTACCAGGACGAGATGCGCGACTACGTCGCCGCCTGCGTCCAGTTGCCACCCGGCGGTGTCAGCGGCTTCGCTCCCCGGTCACGGTTCATGATCTCACTGCGCGCGTTCTCGATGCGCATGATGACCCGCTGGCCGATGAAGCGCGTCATGGCCGCGCAGTTCGGCAAGGCCGACGCCATCGTGCTGAAGGAGTACGCCGCTCACGGCGCGGAGAACCGCACCGGCTCACCGGGGTGA
- a CDS encoding FCD domain-containing protein yields MAVTDAAIDKIKGMIVSGELAPGARLPKEADLAERLGLSRNSLREAVRALSLINVLDVRQGDGTYVTSLEPRLLLDALSFVVDFHRDDTVLEFFQVRRILEPAATAMAATIMTPEDIDDLKAILDAVPDNPTVEEMVANDLEFHQRIAVGSGNTVLASLIESLSAPTTRARVWRGLTQEGANLKTQEQHLAIYEAIASHQPEIARSWATVHISGVEEWLRRAL; encoded by the coding sequence GTGGCGGTAACAGACGCCGCGATCGACAAGATCAAAGGGATGATCGTCTCCGGCGAGCTGGCCCCCGGGGCCCGGCTCCCCAAGGAGGCCGACCTCGCCGAACGCCTCGGCCTGTCCCGCAACTCCCTGCGTGAGGCCGTCCGGGCCCTCTCCCTGATCAACGTGCTCGACGTCCGCCAAGGCGACGGCACCTACGTGACGAGCCTCGAACCCCGCCTCCTGCTCGACGCGCTGTCCTTCGTCGTCGACTTCCACCGCGACGACACCGTCCTGGAGTTCTTCCAGGTCCGCCGCATCCTCGAACCCGCCGCCACCGCCATGGCCGCCACCATCATGACCCCCGAGGACATCGACGACCTCAAAGCCATCCTCGACGCCGTCCCCGACAACCCGACCGTCGAAGAAATGGTCGCCAACGACCTCGAGTTCCACCAGCGCATCGCCGTGGGCTCCGGCAACACCGTCCTCGCCTCCCTGATCGAAAGCCTCTCCGCCCCCACCACCAGGGCCCGCGTCTGGCGCGGACTCACCCAGGAAGGCGCCAACCTCAAAACCCAGGAACAACACCTCGCCATCTACGAGGCCATCGCCTCCCACCAGCCGGAAATAGCCAGAAGCTGGGCCACCGTCCACATCTCCGGCGTCGAGGAATGGCTCCGCCGGGCCCTGTGA
- a CDS encoding steroid 3-ketoacyl-CoA thiolase, giving the protein MGAPVIVEAVRTPIGKRGGVLAGVKPQALLAAAMSGVITRSGLDPSAVEQVFAGCVTQAGEQGGHVGRYAWLYAGLPHQTGVTTVDAQCGSSQQAVHLVAALIQAGVIEAGIACGVEVMSRQPLGSNVLPADPRPDDWDIDLPDQFTAAERIARRRGLTRERLDAFGARSQRLAAQAWTQGRFDREVVPINAPVLGPEGPTGASRTVLRDQGLRETTVEGLSALKPVLGPEALHTAGTSSQISDGAAAVLLMSEPAAARHGLRPRARILGQALVGSEPYYHLDGPVDATAKVLGSTGMKISDIDLFEVNEAFASIVLSWGSVHEPDFDRVNVNGGAIALGHPVGATGARLVTTALHELERSGSATALVTMCAGGALATATVLERA; this is encoded by the coding sequence ATGGGAGCACCGGTGATCGTCGAGGCGGTCCGCACTCCGATCGGCAAACGGGGCGGCGTGCTCGCAGGGGTCAAGCCGCAGGCACTGCTCGCGGCGGCCATGAGCGGTGTGATCACCCGGTCGGGCCTCGACCCGTCCGCGGTCGAGCAGGTCTTCGCCGGGTGCGTCACGCAGGCAGGCGAGCAGGGTGGCCACGTCGGACGGTACGCCTGGCTGTACGCGGGGCTGCCGCACCAGACCGGGGTCACCACGGTGGACGCGCAGTGCGGGTCGTCCCAGCAGGCCGTGCACCTGGTGGCGGCGCTGATCCAGGCCGGGGTCATCGAGGCCGGCATCGCCTGCGGGGTCGAGGTGATGAGCCGGCAGCCGCTCGGCAGCAACGTGCTCCCCGCCGACCCGCGTCCCGACGACTGGGACATCGACCTGCCTGACCAGTTCACCGCCGCGGAGCGGATCGCGCGGCGGCGGGGACTCACCCGGGAACGGCTGGACGCCTTCGGGGCCCGCTCGCAGCGGCTCGCCGCGCAGGCGTGGACACAGGGCCGGTTCGACCGTGAGGTCGTCCCGATCAACGCACCCGTGCTCGGGCCGGAAGGGCCGACCGGTGCGTCGCGCACCGTGCTGCGCGACCAGGGGCTGCGGGAGACCACGGTCGAGGGGCTGAGCGCGTTGAAACCGGTTCTCGGTCCGGAGGCCCTGCACACGGCAGGCACCTCGTCGCAGATCTCCGACGGCGCCGCCGCTGTTCTGCTGATGAGCGAGCCGGCCGCGGCGAGGCACGGGCTGCGGCCACGGGCCCGCATACTCGGACAGGCGCTGGTGGGGTCCGAGCCGTACTACCACCTGGACGGGCCGGTGGACGCGACGGCCAAGGTGCTGGGCTCGACCGGCATGAAGATCAGCGACATCGACCTGTTCGAGGTGAACGAGGCGTTCGCGTCGATCGTCCTGTCGTGGGGCTCGGTGCACGAGCCGGACTTCGACCGGGTCAACGTCAACGGCGGCGCCATCGCGCTCGGCCACCCGGTCGGGGCCACCGGCGCCAGGCTGGTCACCACGGCACTGCACGAGCTGGAGAGGTCGGGCTCCGCCACGGCCCTGGTCACCATGTGCGCCGGTGGCGCGCTCGCCACCGCGACCGTGCTCGAGCGCGCGTGA
- a CDS encoding MBL fold metallo-hydrolase — MKTRRRPYSDQRPTGHGGGVWSVPVPIPGNPLGYTLVYAVESPGGIVLIDAGWNHEDAWTALRDGLSAVGVRVSDLRGVVVTHYHPDHAGLAGRVREECGGWIAMHEADAALVRLYRELAGDSGRTLQVEMMRRAGAGADADAMVNAERPIPPAQPDIELRDGELIDLPGRALRTVWTPGHTPGHLCLHLEDADRLFTGDHVLPGITPHVGIYPYDRADTDPLTDFLGSLDRLATFTTTEALPAHEWTFKGVAARAADIRAHHEEKLDSLAALLTDLAPDAYSIWQIAEKMTWNRPWADLYPIQRGMAAGEAAAHLRTLETRGQALRHPGEPVRFSAP, encoded by the coding sequence GTGAAGACCCGCCGCAGGCCCTACAGCGACCAGCGTCCCACCGGCCACGGCGGTGGCGTGTGGAGCGTGCCGGTGCCGATCCCCGGCAACCCGCTCGGGTACACGCTGGTGTACGCCGTCGAGTCCCCCGGCGGCATCGTGCTGATCGACGCGGGCTGGAACCACGAGGACGCCTGGACGGCGCTGCGTGACGGCCTGTCGGCCGTCGGGGTGCGGGTGAGCGACCTGCGCGGTGTCGTCGTGACGCACTACCACCCCGACCACGCGGGCCTCGCCGGCCGGGTGCGTGAGGAGTGCGGCGGCTGGATCGCCATGCACGAGGCCGACGCGGCCCTGGTACGCCTGTACCGTGAGCTCGCCGGCGACTCCGGCCGCACGCTGCAGGTCGAGATGATGCGCAGGGCCGGCGCGGGTGCCGACGCCGACGCCATGGTCAACGCCGAGCGTCCCATCCCGCCGGCGCAGCCCGACATCGAGCTGCGCGACGGCGAACTGATCGACCTCCCCGGCCGCGCGCTGCGCACCGTGTGGACCCCCGGCCACACCCCCGGTCATCTCTGCCTTCACCTGGAGGACGCCGACCGGCTGTTCACCGGCGACCACGTGTTGCCTGGCATCACCCCACATGTCGGCATCTATCCGTACGACCGCGCCGACACCGACCCGCTGACCGACTTCCTCGGCTCACTGGACCGCCTCGCCACCTTCACCACCACAGAGGCGCTCCCCGCGCACGAGTGGACCTTCAAGGGGGTCGCGGCCCGCGCCGCCGACATCCGCGCGCACCACGAGGAGAAGCTCGACTCCCTGGCGGCACTCCTCACCGATCTGGCCCCCGACGCGTACTCCATCTGGCAGATCGCCGAGAAGATGACGTGGAACCGTCCCTGGGCCGACCTGTACCCCATACAGCGCGGCATGGCCGCCGGGGAGGCCGCCGCGCACCTGCGCACGCTGGAGACGCGCGGCCAGGCGCTGCGTCACCCCGGTGAGCCGGTGCGGTTCTCCGCGCCGTGA
- a CDS encoding aldo/keto reductase: protein MQDVIVGRGARVTRLGVGTAPLGNLFTAVTDDQAAATVTAAWEAGVRYFDTAPHYGLGLSERRLGAALRQWPRGFYTVSTKVGRLLDPTEETGKDDEGFDVPRTHRRVWDFSRDGVRRSLESSLKRLGLDHVDIVLLHDPDDHWRQAVTEAYPALAELRSQGVVKAIGVGMNQWQMPARFVEETDLDVILLAGRHTLLDRSGTPLLDLCRTRGVPVIAAGVFNSGLLATHDATGTYDYAPPPEAVRTRVRHLTTLCDHHGVTLPQAALAYPLRHPAVVSVLVGVRSPEEIKANATLAATPVPESLWHDLQAQDFSLNDEKPRRR, encoded by the coding sequence GTGCAGGACGTCATCGTGGGCCGGGGTGCGCGAGTGACCCGGCTCGGCGTAGGTACGGCCCCTCTCGGCAACCTGTTCACCGCGGTCACCGACGACCAGGCCGCCGCCACCGTGACCGCCGCCTGGGAGGCCGGTGTCAGGTACTTCGACACGGCTCCCCACTACGGCCTCGGCCTGTCCGAACGCCGTCTCGGCGCGGCCCTGCGCCAGTGGCCGAGAGGCTTCTACACCGTGTCCACCAAGGTCGGCCGCCTCCTGGACCCCACGGAGGAGACAGGCAAGGACGACGAGGGTTTCGACGTCCCGAGAACCCACCGCCGCGTCTGGGACTTCTCCCGCGACGGCGTACGCCGCTCGCTGGAGAGCAGCCTGAAACGCCTCGGCCTCGACCACGTGGACATCGTCCTGCTCCACGACCCCGACGACCACTGGCGCCAGGCCGTGACCGAGGCCTACCCGGCCCTGGCCGAACTCCGATCCCAAGGAGTCGTGAAGGCCATCGGCGTAGGCATGAACCAATGGCAGATGCCGGCCCGCTTCGTCGAGGAGACCGACCTCGACGTCATCCTCCTGGCCGGCCGCCACACCCTCCTCGACCGCTCAGGCACCCCCCTGCTCGACCTCTGCCGCACCCGCGGCGTCCCCGTGATCGCCGCCGGCGTCTTCAACAGCGGCCTCCTCGCCACCCACGACGCCACCGGCACCTACGACTACGCACCACCCCCCGAGGCCGTGAGAACCCGCGTCCGCCACCTGACGACCCTCTGCGACCACCACGGCGTCACCCTCCCGCAGGCCGCTCTCGCCTACCCCTTGCGCCACCCCGCCGTGGTCTCCGTCCTGGTCGGCGTCCGCAGCCCCGAGGAGATCAAGGCCAACGCCACCCTGGCCGCCACCCCCGTCCCCGAATCGCTGTGGCACGACCTTCAGGCTCAGGACTTCTCGCTGAATGACGAGAAACCGCGGCGACGGTAA